A region from the uncultured Draconibacterium sp. genome encodes:
- a CDS encoding CDP-alcohol phosphatidyltransferase family protein, with amino-acid sequence MRSVIKQIPNFITTLNLLSGIIATFFAIDGHLIWAGIFICAASVFDFADGLAARALKAYSEIGKQLDSLSDLVSFGIAPGAILFTLLEFSLFETNQPIHEISGEWYEWLILFSAFLIPVFGALRLAKFNVLPDNEPFFRGLPIPSNGIFWASLGLMLEFPKYHEYFQIIYSTKNLVILCVFMAGMMVINLPMFSLKVKNLRFKENWYRYLFLLLALVLLLAFNVYGLALVILLYIVLNVFFYLFKVKF; translated from the coding sequence ATGAGATCAGTGATAAAACAAATCCCCAATTTTATTACCACACTTAACCTCCTCTCAGGAATTATAGCCACTTTTTTTGCTATTGACGGGCACCTGATTTGGGCCGGAATTTTTATCTGTGCAGCATCAGTATTTGATTTTGCCGATGGATTGGCAGCCCGGGCTTTAAAAGCGTATTCGGAAATCGGCAAACAGCTCGACTCATTGTCAGACCTGGTTTCGTTTGGCATAGCGCCCGGTGCCATTTTATTTACGCTCCTGGAATTTTCGTTGTTTGAAACCAATCAGCCAATTCACGAAATAAGCGGCGAATGGTACGAGTGGCTCATCCTGTTTTCGGCCTTCCTGATTCCGGTATTTGGTGCACTAAGGTTAGCAAAGTTTAATGTACTGCCCGATAACGAACCCTTTTTTAGAGGATTGCCCATCCCCTCGAATGGTATTTTTTGGGCATCGCTGGGATTAATGCTCGAGTTTCCTAAATACCACGAATATTTTCAAATTATATATTCCACCAAAAACCTGGTTATTCTGTGTGTTTTTATGGCAGGAATGATGGTTATTAACTTACCGATGTTTTCGTTAAAAGTAAAGAACCTTCGTTTTAAAGAGAACTGGTATCGCTACCTGTTTCTTTTGCTGGCCTTGGTTTTATTGCTTGCTTTTAACGTGTACGGATTGGCACTGGTTATTCTGCTGTACATCGTTTTAAATGTTTTCTTCTACCTGTTTAAAGTAAAATTTTAA
- a CDS encoding sigma-54 dependent transcriptional regulator yields the protein MSKILVIDDERSIRNTLKDILEYEKYEVDLAEDGTKGIEKIRSAEYDIVLCDIKMPGLDGIEVLERLVVLAPDTPVVMISGHGNIDTAVDSIKKGAFDYIEKPLDLNRLLITIRNAMDKSSLVTETKILKKKVNKKFQIIGESKAITEIIEMADRVAPTDARVLITGANGSGKELVARRIHDQSNRSAGPFVEVNCAAIPSELIESELFGHEKGAFTSAVKQRKGKFEQANGGTLFLDEIGDMSLSAQAKVLRALQESIISRVGGDKHIKVDVRVVAATNKKLATEIAENKFREDLYHRLSVILIHVPTLNDRIEDIPLLAGHFIQQICNEYGMQEKTITAKAIKELQKINWTGNIREFRNVIERLIILCDKEINDSDVLKFAAPLK from the coding sequence ATGTCAAAAATCCTGGTCATAGACGACGAGCGGAGTATCCGTAATACCTTAAAAGATATTCTTGAGTACGAAAAATACGAAGTAGATTTAGCAGAAGACGGCACGAAAGGAATTGAAAAAATACGATCGGCAGAGTACGACATCGTACTTTGCGACATAAAAATGCCTGGATTAGACGGGATTGAAGTACTGGAGCGCCTTGTAGTTTTAGCGCCCGATACTCCGGTTGTAATGATATCGGGCCACGGAAATATTGATACCGCTGTTGACTCGATAAAAAAGGGGGCTTTCGATTATATCGAAAAGCCGCTTGATTTAAACCGCTTGCTTATAACCATCCGGAATGCCATGGACAAATCAAGCCTGGTAACTGAAACCAAAATTTTAAAGAAAAAAGTAAATAAGAAATTTCAGATTATCGGTGAATCGAAGGCCATAACTGAAATTATTGAGATGGCCGACCGGGTGGCTCCTACCGATGCACGTGTTTTAATTACCGGGGCAAACGGCTCGGGAAAAGAACTGGTTGCCCGACGCATTCACGATCAAAGCAATCGGTCGGCTGGGCCTTTTGTAGAAGTGAATTGTGCTGCCATTCCATCTGAATTGATAGAAAGCGAACTGTTTGGGCACGAAAAAGGTGCCTTTACATCAGCGGTAAAACAACGTAAAGGTAAGTTTGAACAAGCCAACGGAGGAACACTTTTTCTTGATGAAATTGGAGATATGAGCTTGTCGGCGCAAGCTAAAGTATTACGGGCATTGCAAGAAAGTATTATTAGCCGCGTAGGTGGCGATAAGCATATAAAAGTTGACGTGCGGGTGGTGGCAGCAACCAATAAAAAACTGGCGACAGAGATTGCTGAAAATAAATTCAGAGAAGACTTATACCATCGTTTAAGTGTAATTTTAATTCATGTGCCAACGCTCAACGATCGCATTGAAGATATTCCTTTGTTAGCCGGCCATTTTATTCAGCAAATTTGTAACGAGTATGGCATGCAAGAGAAAACAATTACAGCAAAGGCAATAAAAGAGCTCCAAAAAATAAACTGGACAGGTAATATTCGTGAGTTTAGAAATGTTATCGAAAGATTGATTATTCTTTGCGATAAAGAGATTAACGACAGCGATGTGCTCAAATTTGCAGCTCCTTTGAAATAG
- a CDS encoding rhodanese-like domain-containing protein — translation MHIHEINPWRTLIAVAIFVVILLIGFLTMPKPLLNYEKSMNESVDALLMSEDYVYPWELEEIIADKPDSIVIFDIRDNFVFGQGHIPGAENLSANTLTFPENIERLKALKEMGTTIILYGEDELQANGPWLFFHQVGFDNMKLLLGGYKYYNEHKDDLYSTMDDDAYYSGFPKFDYADMAAPKEGSELFSDSENKPVEVRRRKKSNIAAGGC, via the coding sequence ATGCATATACATGAAATAAACCCGTGGAGAACTTTAATTGCAGTAGCAATATTTGTGGTTATTCTGCTAATTGGTTTTTTAACTATGCCAAAACCATTGTTGAATTACGAAAAAAGCATGAACGAAAGTGTTGATGCCCTGCTGATGTCGGAAGATTACGTTTATCCGTGGGAGCTTGAAGAAATTATTGCTGATAAACCCGATAGTATTGTAATTTTTGATATCCGGGATAACTTCGTTTTCGGACAGGGGCACATTCCCGGTGCCGAGAATTTATCGGCCAACACCTTAACATTTCCCGAGAATATTGAACGGTTAAAGGCTCTTAAAGAGATGGGAACTACCATAATTCTGTACGGCGAAGATGAATTGCAGGCCAATGGCCCATGGTTGTTTTTTCATCAGGTTGGATTCGACAATATGAAACTTTTATTGGGTGGTTATAAGTACTATAACGAACATAAAGATGATTTGTATTCAACGATGGATGACGATGCTTATTATAGCGGCTTTCCAAAGTTTGATTATGCCGACATGGCTGCACCCAAAGAAGGTTCTGAACTTTTTTCTGATTCAGAAAATAAACCGGTAGAGGTGCGACGACGCAAAAAATCGAATATTGCAGCTGGGGGCTGTTAG
- a CDS encoding rhodanese-like domain-containing protein gives MNRNYIFLTIVMLVLAAGTLFLTTSDEPKQIAPEELLQEIIQPSRYVTTDQVAKMIIQGDPSLLVVDVRPEGEFEEYALPGSVNVPLENLLDEENLSYFGVPGVKVVFVSNDDIRADQTWVLTKRLGYKGTYVLKGGINCWMQTIIDPLPPNEDAPKSEFEAYAFRRGAQIYFTGAATLAPDGENVQVQVRRREKTNVAAGGC, from the coding sequence ATGAACCGAAATTATATTTTTCTAACCATAGTAATGCTGGTGCTGGCAGCCGGAACCTTATTTTTAACCACCAGCGATGAACCAAAACAGATTGCTCCCGAGGAGCTGTTGCAGGAAATTATTCAACCAAGCCGATATGTTACAACCGATCAGGTGGCAAAAATGATTATCCAGGGCGACCCCTCGTTATTAGTGGTTGATGTAAGGCCGGAGGGAGAATTCGAGGAATACGCATTACCGGGATCGGTAAATGTTCCGCTCGAAAACCTGCTGGATGAAGAAAACCTGTCGTATTTTGGTGTACCGGGTGTAAAAGTAGTTTTTGTTTCAAACGACGATATTCGTGCCGATCAAACATGGGTGTTAACCAAACGCCTGGGGTACAAAGGCACCTATGTATTAAAAGGCGGTATCAACTGCTGGATGCAAACGATTATCGATCCCTTACCACCAAATGAAGATGCTCCAAAAAGTGAATTTGAGGCCTACGCTTTCCGCCGTGGTGCTCAAATTTATTTTACCGGTGCCGCAACACTTGCCCCTGATGGCGAAAATGTTCAGGTTCAGGTGCGTCGCAGAGAAAAAACAAATGTGGCAGCCGGAGGTTGCTAA
- a CDS encoding YeeE/YedE thiosulfate transporter family protein, whose translation MGPLIPNGIIGEGWDFVIAILLGIAFGFILEASGFSSSRNLAGVFYGYNFVVLRVFFTALIVAMVGLMYFDYVGWLDLSQIFILPTYLTPMIVGGVIMGFGFVIGGYCPGTSFTGIAIGKLDAIFFTVGLFVGIFLFSLTYPLFEGFFDSGYLGNVTLSELTGIPAPWFAFAFTFVALAAFWGTMLIEKRVRKNMKQYKF comes from the coding sequence ATGGGACCTTTAATTCCTAATGGTATAATTGGCGAAGGCTGGGATTTTGTAATTGCAATTCTACTCGGCATTGCCTTCGGATTTATTCTTGAAGCATCCGGGTTTTCTTCTTCACGTAACCTTGCCGGTGTTTTTTACGGATATAACTTTGTTGTTTTGCGTGTGTTTTTTACCGCCCTTATTGTTGCCATGGTCGGACTTATGTATTTTGACTATGTGGGCTGGCTCGACTTATCGCAAATATTTATACTTCCAACCTATTTAACACCAATGATTGTTGGCGGAGTAATTATGGGCTTTGGTTTTGTTATTGGAGGCTATTGCCCCGGCACCAGTTTTACCGGAATAGCCATTGGTAAACTTGATGCGATATTTTTTACGGTAGGATTGTTCGTGGGAATCTTCCTGTTCTCCTTAACTTACCCGCTTTTTGAGGGTTTCTTTGATAGCGGTTATCTTGGAAATGTTACACTTTCCGAGTTAACCGGAATTCCTGCTCCGTGGTTTGCGTTTGCATTTACTTTTGTGGCATTGGCAGCATTTTGGGGAACCATGCTTATTGAAAAGCGTGTTCGGAAAAACATGAAACAATATAAATTCTAA
- a CDS encoding YeeE/YedE thiosulfate transporter family protein encodes MSSEKTTIQQPKYINPYLGGVLLGLLILVTVFITGRGLGASGAVKSAVVTTANTVAPNATEANAYMKQFVSDDHSPMYTWLVFESLGILLGGIFSGIVFGRMKKIRTDHGPRITSRKRLILAVIGGALFGIGSQFGRGCTSGAALSGSATFALGGVIVMFAIFGTGYAVAYFFRKLWI; translated from the coding sequence ATGAGTTCAGAAAAAACAACAATACAACAACCCAAATACATTAATCCGTATTTGGGAGGCGTTTTACTCGGATTACTTATTCTTGTAACTGTATTTATTACCGGCCGCGGACTTGGAGCCAGTGGTGCCGTAAAAAGTGCGGTAGTTACAACGGCAAATACTGTTGCTCCAAACGCTACCGAAGCTAATGCCTATATGAAACAATTTGTTAGCGATGATCATTCGCCCATGTACACCTGGCTGGTTTTTGAATCGCTTGGAATTTTATTGGGAGGTATTTTCTCGGGAATTGTTTTTGGTCGTATGAAGAAAATCAGAACCGATCATGGTCCGCGAATTACCAGCCGGAAACGACTTATTTTAGCAGTAATTGGTGGTGCATTATTTGGTATTGGCAGCCAGTTTGGCCGCGGATGTACCAGCGGTGCAGCACTAAGTGGAAGCGCTACATTTGCCTTAGGTGGCGTAATTGTAATGTTTGCCATTTTTGGCACCGGCTATGCAGTAGCTTATTTCTTCAGAAAACTTTGGATATAA
- the nrfD gene encoding NrfD/PsrC family molybdoenzyme membrane anchor subunit, with the protein MKEELFVSGRNIPNIDPYLNIWHWQIPLYLFLGGLAAGILFFAGYYVVRGKENTMEATVKWAPIIAPLALVIGLGALFWDLKHKLFFWQLYTTVRLDSPMSWGAWTLMAITPLSFIWVASYMKELVPGWDWKLEIVNKMEAWVIKQRVAFAWVMMILSIILGVYTGILLSAFNARPLWNTSILGPLFLVSGFSTGLAAIIWISKDEKERRKLSRIDLILIIIEIFLIIHLFMGFLAGSETAIEAANLFLGGHFTVSFWVFVVVIGLIFPALFETLEIWGLHVPKWLPPAMILFGGFMFRFIMVEAGQITRYLY; encoded by the coding sequence ATGAAAGAAGAATTATTTGTAAGTGGAAGAAATATACCAAACATTGATCCTTACCTCAATATTTGGCATTGGCAAATTCCTTTGTATTTGTTTTTGGGAGGATTAGCGGCAGGAATATTGTTTTTTGCCGGTTACTACGTAGTACGTGGCAAGGAAAATACAATGGAAGCCACAGTAAAATGGGCACCAATAATTGCTCCTTTGGCATTGGTAATTGGGCTGGGTGCATTGTTTTGGGACTTAAAACATAAGTTGTTTTTTTGGCAGCTGTACACTACCGTTCGACTAGATTCGCCAATGAGCTGGGGCGCCTGGACCCTGATGGCAATAACACCGTTGTCGTTTATTTGGGTAGCCAGCTATATGAAAGAGTTAGTGCCTGGCTGGGATTGGAAGCTGGAGATTGTAAATAAGATGGAAGCCTGGGTAATAAAACAACGCGTGGCTTTTGCCTGGGTAATGATGATTTTATCAATTATTCTGGGAGTGTACACCGGTATACTATTATCGGCTTTTAATGCACGTCCGTTATGGAACACCAGTATCCTTGGGCCTTTGTTCCTGGTTTCTGGTTTTTCAACCGGCTTAGCGGCAATAATCTGGATAAGTAAGGATGAAAAAGAAAGAAGAAAATTAAGTCGTATCGACCTGATTTTAATCATCATCGAAATTTTCCTCATCATCCACCTGTTTATGGGTTTCCTTGCCGGATCAGAAACAGCCATTGAAGCAGCCAATCTTTTTCTTGGCGGACATTTTACGGTAAGTTTCTGGGTATTTGTGGTGGTTATCGGTTTAATTTTTCCGGCACTTTTTGAAACGCTTGAAATATGGGGCTTGCACGTACCCAAATGGTTACCACCGGCAATGATCTTGTTTGGCGGATTTATGTTCCGTTTTATAATGGTTGAGGCCGGACAAATAACACGATATCTTTATTGA
- a CDS encoding 4Fe-4S dicluster domain-containing protein yields the protein MRYAMAIDTKKCVGCGDCVVACQTENNVPHGYCRDWIVERVDGTYPSLSLEFRSERCNHCDNSPCVRCCPTGASHIGQGGVVLVKHNKCIGCGACIQSCPYDARYSHPEGYVDKCTFCLHRVQKGQLPACVDVCPTKCLYFGDLDDPNSDVSLAIKDRKWKVLAPEAGTKPQLFFLT from the coding sequence ATGAGGTATGCAATGGCAATTGACACCAAAAAGTGTGTTGGATGTGGCGACTGTGTAGTTGCTTGTCAAACTGAAAATAATGTGCCGCACGGTTACTGTCGCGACTGGATTGTTGAACGAGTTGACGGAACTTATCCGAGTTTGAGTCTTGAGTTTCGTTCAGAACGTTGTAATCATTGCGATAATTCTCCTTGTGTAAGGTGTTGCCCAACCGGGGCAAGCCATATTGGGCAAGGCGGAGTTGTATTGGTAAAGCACAACAAATGTATCGGTTGTGGTGCCTGTATTCAATCATGTCCTTACGATGCCCGTTATTCGCATCCCGAGGGCTATGTTGATAAATGTACCTTCTGTTTACACCGGGTTCAAAAAGGACAACTTCCGGCATGTGTTGATGTTTGTCCGACAAAGTGCTTGTATTTTGGGGACCTTGATGATCCGAACAGTGATGTATCACTGGCCATTAAAGATCGAAAATGGAAAGTGCTGGCACCGGAAGCCGGAACAAAACCACAATTATTTTTTCTAACCTAA